In Myxococcus stipitatus, the following are encoded in one genomic region:
- a CDS encoding GNAT family N-acetyltransferase, translating into MDSNPPIVLLTTERLRITQMQPDDAARVVAYYEDNRDHLDPVSPARPAHFHTTTYWRTRLAQDLEDSRRDLALRLVMLPRSEPPSSAPVIGNVTLTHIRRGPLQAADLGYGLDYRHEGHGLMTEALRAVCAHAFSTMGLHRIQANHLPENLRSAAVLRRLGFTVEGYARDFLSINGRWRDHVLTSLTAPQQDGPAR; encoded by the coding sequence ATGGACTCCAACCCTCCCATCGTCCTGCTCACCACGGAACGGCTGCGCATCACCCAGATGCAACCCGATGACGCAGCCCGCGTGGTGGCCTACTACGAAGACAACCGGGACCACCTGGACCCTGTCTCGCCCGCGCGCCCCGCCCACTTCCACACCACGACGTACTGGCGCACGCGGCTGGCACAGGACCTGGAGGACTCGCGCAGGGACCTCGCCCTGCGGCTGGTGATGCTCCCCCGTTCGGAGCCGCCCTCCTCCGCGCCCGTCATCGGCAACGTCACCCTCACCCACATCCGCCGAGGTCCCTTGCAGGCCGCGGACCTGGGGTACGGCCTGGACTACCGCCATGAAGGCCACGGCCTGATGACGGAGGCCCTGCGCGCCGTCTGCGCGCACGCCTTCTCCACCATGGGCCTGCATCGAATCCAGGCGAACCACCTCCCGGAGAACCTCCGCAGCGCCGCGGTGCTGCGCCGGCTGGGCTTCACCGTGGAGGGATATGCCCGCGACTTCCTCAGCATCAACGGCCGATGGAGGGACCACGTGTTGACGTCCCTCACCGCGCCCCAGCAAGACGGGCCCGCCCGGTAG
- a CDS encoding sigma-70 family RNA polymerase sigma factor, with amino-acid sequence MSLLRENPKLLESFRRGEPEALARVYRAYSAHVARFLSRTYVTHGPGGLARVGPLDLEAAHQETFVRAFREQARLAYDGVRPFSTWLNAVARQAAVDVLRAAGRISREAVPLDDTPLAERLASNAPSPEDRALEAETRELVTRFLAGLDEATRRLADLRFVQGLSQERAGQVLGLSRQELRTREARLRRAMTAFLVEEGWLTAESPSGAPSAAATAAVLALLFPHFVP; translated from the coding sequence ATGTCGCTGTTGAGGGAGAACCCGAAGCTGCTGGAGTCGTTCCGCAGAGGGGAACCGGAGGCGCTCGCGCGGGTGTATCGGGCCTACTCCGCGCATGTCGCGCGCTTCCTGTCGCGCACGTACGTCACGCATGGACCTGGGGGGCTCGCGCGCGTGGGGCCGTTGGATTTGGAGGCCGCGCATCAGGAGACCTTCGTGCGTGCGTTCCGCGAGCAGGCGCGGCTGGCCTACGACGGGGTGCGGCCCTTCTCCACGTGGCTGAACGCCGTGGCGAGGCAGGCGGCGGTGGATGTGCTGCGCGCTGCGGGGCGTATCTCCCGCGAGGCGGTGCCCTTGGATGACACGCCGCTGGCGGAGCGTTTGGCGAGCAACGCTCCGTCTCCCGAGGACCGCGCGTTGGAGGCGGAGACTCGGGAGTTGGTGACGCGGTTCCTCGCCGGGCTCGACGAGGCAACGCGCAGGTTGGCGGACCTGCGCTTCGTGCAGGGACTTTCCCAGGAGCGTGCGGGACAGGTGCTGGGACTGTCTCGGCAGGAGTTGAGGACTCGCGAGGCCCGGCTGCGCCGCGCGATGACCGCGTTCCTCGTGGAGGAAGGCTGGCTCACCGCCGAGTCGCCCTCCGGCGCCCCCTCCGCCGCCGCCACCGCCGCGGTGTTGGCCCTTCTCTTCCCTCACTTCGTGCCCTGA
- a CDS encoding caspase family protein yields MPPLRYADDDGVRWAETLRRLGVDVVLLTVPDADTAKVERSQLTDVRAPTLAALDETVTLLARRNSADRAMGLTVDFLFIYVGHGRTGESSRAYLTLADGRLDQEGLYSRVVERLDADYVHLLVDACHAAGVVGSRGGDPQVLTRLRRALEQEQLAGHPRVGAIFAESNEGETHEWSRIRAGVFSHAARSALMGGADVNHDGLVEYSELDAFVAAAIRGVKSPQARLAVRTFPPALSPSRPLIGPAPQGPRLNLPPAPGGARISVEDASGVRLADAHQAAGETLILALPEREVYWLSTPLGEARVRRADLDDDSLPRFTPPEVARRGAAEESLLQGLFALPFGRDFYEGYVTSSGIAAVDFAGPALSGEPLGVPHTLGLEVGLTLSTAPLGGDGIARGLALSWRMPGPGLLRWGARLSYAMAPDAWEGNASLQRVSVLATGGLHGRGTLSSFAELGAGWLMLVVDRPESRQGDSAGLTARATAGLRWRTGDFALRGALGVDLDSVRVDGQRRARLLPGVEIGLER; encoded by the coding sequence ATGCCGCCCTTGCGCTACGCCGATGACGATGGTGTGCGCTGGGCGGAGACCCTCCGCCGACTGGGCGTGGACGTGGTCCTGCTCACCGTGCCCGACGCGGACACCGCGAAGGTCGAACGCAGCCAGTTGACCGACGTGCGCGCCCCCACGCTCGCTGCGCTCGACGAGACCGTGACGCTGTTGGCCCGGCGCAACTCGGCGGACCGCGCCATGGGGCTCACCGTCGACTTCCTCTTCATCTACGTGGGCCACGGCCGCACTGGTGAATCATCGCGCGCCTATCTCACCCTCGCCGACGGACGGCTGGACCAGGAAGGCCTCTACTCGCGCGTGGTGGAGCGGCTCGACGCGGACTACGTCCACCTCCTGGTCGATGCCTGTCACGCCGCGGGCGTCGTGGGCAGCCGAGGCGGAGACCCGCAGGTGCTCACCCGGCTGCGTCGCGCGCTGGAACAGGAACAACTCGCCGGCCATCCCCGCGTGGGTGCCATCTTCGCGGAGAGCAACGAAGGGGAGACTCACGAGTGGTCCCGCATCCGCGCGGGGGTCTTCAGTCACGCGGCACGCTCGGCCCTGATGGGAGGCGCGGACGTCAACCATGACGGGCTCGTGGAATACAGCGAACTCGACGCCTTCGTCGCCGCGGCGATTCGTGGCGTCAAGTCGCCTCAAGCCCGGCTCGCGGTGCGGACCTTCCCTCCAGCCCTCAGCCCCTCGCGGCCCCTCATCGGCCCCGCCCCCCAAGGACCACGGCTCAACCTGCCCCCGGCACCAGGCGGCGCTCGCATCTCCGTGGAAGATGCCTCGGGCGTACGTCTCGCGGATGCCCATCAAGCCGCGGGCGAGACACTCATCCTCGCGCTGCCCGAGCGCGAGGTGTACTGGCTGAGCACCCCCCTGGGCGAAGCACGTGTCCGACGCGCCGACCTGGATGATGATTCCCTCCCGCGCTTCACGCCCCCGGAAGTCGCCCGTCGCGGCGCGGCCGAAGAGAGCCTGCTCCAAGGACTCTTCGCCCTGCCCTTCGGGCGCGACTTCTACGAGGGCTATGTCACCTCCTCCGGAATCGCCGCCGTGGACTTCGCCGGGCCCGCGCTCTCCGGCGAGCCCTTGGGTGTTCCCCACACGCTGGGCCTGGAAGTGGGCCTCACACTCTCCACCGCGCCCCTGGGTGGAGACGGCATCGCCAGGGGACTCGCCCTGTCGTGGAGGATGCCCGGCCCCGGACTCCTTCGCTGGGGCGCTCGCCTCAGCTACGCCATGGCCCCCGATGCATGGGAGGGCAACGCCTCACTCCAACGTGTGTCCGTGCTGGCCACGGGCGGACTGCACGGACGAGGCACGCTGTCCTCCTTCGCCGAACTGGGCGCGGGGTGGTTGATGCTGGTGGTGGACAGGCCCGAGAGCCGACAAGGTGACTCCGCGGGACTCACGGCCCGAGCCACCGCGGGGCTGCGTTGGAGGACCGGAGACTTCGCACTGCGCGGCGCCCTGGGCGTGGACCTGGATTCGGTCCGCGTGGACGGCCAGCGCCGCGCGCGCCTGCTCCCCGGCGTAGAGATAGGACTGGAGCGCTGA
- a CDS encoding acyl-CoA desaturase, translating into MDASGTRWGEARWDACKVSRWSVLHLGAVVGSVLYFSWSAVAVFVGLLVVTLGLGVSVGIHRGVIHRAFRASRGVERVLGFVGTLAGLGGVIGMSRMHQLRDFHQNQPESECPEYFGYRKGFTRAMSHALFRAWHVRDEGRYPPVVRDIVEDSFFQTLERAGLWLQVPLALVLYAVGGPSWVAWGIFVRLALTQDGFWFVHYVSHVEGAQPYELPGCAEQGRNAGWLALVSMGESWHNNHHAYPGSARMGFGWKQPDPGWWMVRGLAALGLVTEVKTPLNLSPRLGTRTPDNHPCRAAQRRPLRKNGEQGVSPAKGSRVQTCPSRTILERGWRHSRCVVRAYFWPSPFYRWARVAKKPRKGP; encoded by the coding sequence ATGGACGCGAGCGGCACACGGTGGGGCGAGGCGCGGTGGGACGCGTGCAAGGTGTCGCGGTGGAGCGTGCTCCACCTGGGCGCCGTGGTGGGCAGCGTGCTGTACTTCTCGTGGAGCGCGGTGGCCGTGTTCGTCGGACTCCTGGTGGTGACGCTGGGCCTCGGTGTGTCGGTGGGCATCCATCGCGGAGTCATCCACAGGGCCTTCCGCGCATCGCGCGGAGTGGAGCGAGTGCTCGGGTTCGTGGGCACGCTAGCGGGACTCGGTGGCGTCATCGGCATGAGCCGGATGCACCAACTGCGCGACTTCCACCAGAACCAGCCGGAGTCCGAGTGCCCCGAGTACTTCGGTTATCGCAAAGGCTTCACGCGCGCGATGAGCCACGCGCTCTTCCGCGCCTGGCACGTGCGTGACGAGGGCCGTTACCCGCCCGTGGTTCGTGACATCGTCGAAGATTCGTTCTTTCAAACGCTGGAGCGCGCGGGGCTGTGGCTCCAGGTGCCGTTGGCACTCGTGCTGTACGCGGTGGGCGGTCCTTCGTGGGTGGCCTGGGGCATCTTCGTGCGGCTGGCACTCACGCAGGACGGCTTCTGGTTCGTCCACTACGTGAGCCACGTCGAGGGAGCGCAGCCCTACGAACTGCCCGGCTGCGCGGAGCAAGGCCGCAACGCGGGATGGCTCGCCCTCGTGAGCATGGGTGAGTCGTGGCACAACAACCACCACGCCTATCCCGGCTCCGCGCGGATGGGGTTCGGATGGAAGCAGCCGGACCCGGGCTGGTGGATGGTGCGAGGACTCGCGGCGCTGGGCCTCGTGACGGAAGTGAAGACACCCCTGAACCTGTCGCCGCGCCTGGGGACTCGCACACCAGACAACCACCCATGCCGGGCAGCGCAGCGGAGGCCCTTGCGCAAAAACGGTGAGCAGGGGGTTTCACCCGCGAAGGGAAGCAGGGTGCAGACCTGCCCATCCCGCACAATCCTCGAGAGGGGATGGAGGCATTCTCGATGCGTCGTTCGCGCGTACTTCTGGCCGTCACCCTTCTATCGCTGGGCGCGTGTGGCGAAGAAGCCCCGGAAGGGTCCGTGA
- a CDS encoding 5'-3' exonuclease: MRLHLVDGTYELYRAHFSPRPGHTSPEGQDVKATVGVMSSLLMLLHDAEEAVTHVAVAFDNPIRSFRNALFDGYKSDEGVPPELRAQFDLVEKAVAALGVRVWSMKEHEADDALCTAAAKWAGEVEQVRLLTPDKDLGQCVRGQRVVQVDRRQEKVLDEDAVRAKLGVAPASIPDLLALMGDDADGIPGLPGFGEKGASSLLSAYGKLEAIPEDASSWSVRPRGADKLAATLRAHREDALLYRRLATLVTDAPLPGTRTLEDVAWKGVPRSVFEPFCDTLGVNTLKRRPKRWVD, translated from the coding sequence ATGCGCCTGCACCTGGTGGATGGCACCTACGAGCTGTACCGCGCCCACTTCTCGCCCCGGCCGGGCCACACTTCGCCGGAAGGGCAGGACGTGAAGGCGACGGTGGGGGTGATGTCCTCGCTGCTCATGTTGCTGCACGACGCCGAGGAGGCCGTGACCCACGTGGCGGTGGCGTTCGACAACCCCATCCGCTCGTTCCGCAACGCGCTGTTCGACGGCTACAAGAGCGATGAAGGCGTGCCGCCGGAGCTGCGCGCGCAGTTCGACCTGGTGGAGAAGGCCGTCGCGGCGTTGGGCGTGCGGGTGTGGTCGATGAAGGAGCACGAGGCGGACGACGCGCTCTGCACCGCGGCGGCGAAGTGGGCCGGTGAGGTGGAGCAGGTGCGGCTGCTCACGCCGGACAAGGACCTGGGCCAGTGCGTGCGAGGCCAGCGCGTGGTGCAGGTGGACCGGCGTCAGGAGAAGGTGCTGGACGAAGACGCCGTGCGCGCGAAGCTGGGCGTGGCCCCCGCGAGCATCCCGGACCTGCTGGCGTTGATGGGGGATGACGCGGACGGCATCCCCGGCCTGCCGGGCTTCGGGGAGAAGGGGGCGTCGTCGCTCCTGTCCGCGTATGGAAAGCTGGAGGCGATTCCCGAGGACGCTTCCTCCTGGTCGGTGCGTCCCCGTGGCGCGGACAAGCTCGCCGCGACGCTGCGCGCGCACCGCGAGGACGCGCTCCTGTATCGCCGGCTCGCCACGCTGGTGACGGATGCGCCGCTGCCCGGCACCCGGACGCTGGAGGACGTGGCGTGGAAGGGTGTGCCTCGGAGTGTGTTCGAACCGTTCTGCGACACGCTGGGCGTCAACACCCTCAAGCGCAGGCCCAAGCGCTGGGTGGATTGA
- a CDS encoding OmpA family protein, giving the protein MVRSKRGWKALAGATALLAAGSASAGPPKELEEARAAYEQLASSPQGRERPREVQEARAALKTAETSYKHDKNSTQTRVLSYVALRRIETAGAWGNASLAARQQSEAQAAMQQAHAQQMEGQRRQQLDAEAQRLAQQNEEIQRQAERRQAEEQARSIAEQQSAQLESERQAREEAEQKAAAALAELDRANKDLKVREEARGTVLSLSGSVLFASGSSNLLPSARNRLSDVADVLKQGDKPLLIEGHTDSTGSDELNERLSYQRAERVKDFLVTRGVPAERIDVRGLGSYQPVANNNTAEGRANNRRVEIIVERGGQRAVGGSGQQESNQGNQQQQSPGSNPGQQQSPGSNPGQQQSPGSNPGGHHGTHDSDLGSGQDVQQ; this is encoded by the coding sequence ATGGTGCGAAGCAAGCGTGGATGGAAAGCCCTCGCCGGAGCCACGGCGCTCCTGGCCGCGGGGAGCGCGAGTGCCGGTCCCCCCAAGGAGCTCGAGGAGGCGCGCGCGGCCTATGAACAGCTGGCCTCCAGTCCCCAGGGACGCGAGCGCCCGCGTGAGGTGCAGGAGGCGAGGGCCGCGCTGAAGACGGCCGAGACGTCCTACAAACACGACAAGAACTCCACACAGACCCGTGTGTTGTCCTATGTGGCCTTGCGGCGAATCGAGACCGCGGGCGCGTGGGGCAACGCGAGCCTCGCCGCGCGCCAGCAGTCCGAGGCCCAGGCGGCGATGCAGCAGGCCCATGCGCAGCAGATGGAAGGCCAGCGCCGTCAGCAGCTCGACGCGGAGGCGCAGCGGCTGGCGCAGCAGAACGAGGAGATTCAACGTCAGGCCGAACGGCGTCAGGCAGAGGAGCAGGCGCGCAGCATCGCGGAGCAGCAGAGCGCCCAGCTCGAATCCGAACGGCAAGCCCGCGAGGAGGCCGAGCAGAAGGCGGCCGCGGCCCTGGCGGAGCTGGACCGGGCCAACAAGGACCTGAAGGTCCGCGAGGAGGCACGAGGCACCGTGTTGTCCCTGTCGGGCAGCGTCCTCTTCGCCTCGGGCTCGTCGAACCTCCTGCCCTCCGCGCGCAACCGCCTGTCGGACGTGGCGGACGTGCTGAAGCAGGGCGACAAGCCCTTGCTCATCGAGGGCCACACCGACTCGACCGGCTCTGACGAGCTCAACGAGCGGCTGTCCTATCAACGCGCCGAACGCGTGAAGGACTTCCTCGTCACGCGGGGCGTTCCCGCCGAGCGCATCGACGTGCGCGGCCTGGGCTCGTACCAGCCGGTGGCCAACAACAACACGGCCGAGGGACGCGCCAACAACCGCCGCGTGGAGATCATCGTCGAGCGCGGGGGCCAGCGCGCCGTCGGTGGCAGTGGCCAGCAGGAGTCGAATCAGGGCAACCAGCAGCAGCAGTCACCCGGCTCGAACCCGGGCCAGCAGCAGTCACCCGGCTCGAACCCGGGCCAGCAGCAGTCGCCCGGCTCGAACCCGGGTGGACATCACGGGACGCATGACTCGGATCTTGGCTCCGGCCAGGACGTGCAGCAGTAA
- a CDS encoding TetR/AcrR family transcriptional regulator codes for MRKGELTHQAILERAIQLASRVGLQGLSIGGLADELQLSKSGLFAHFRSKTSLQVEILNAATALFTERVIRPALMQPRGEPRVRALFEGWLTWEKEMVPEGGCIFVAAATELDDVPGPARDRLVQTQRDLLDCLAQAARIAIAERHFHDGLDVDQFAHDEYAMFLGFHHSARLMKDAHAEQRTRRAFEALLRAARRPSDR; via the coding sequence ATGCGCAAGGGAGAGCTCACCCATCAGGCGATTCTGGAGCGGGCCATTCAGCTCGCCAGCCGGGTGGGGCTTCAGGGGTTGAGCATTGGCGGGCTGGCGGATGAGCTCCAGCTCTCCAAGAGCGGCCTGTTCGCGCACTTTCGTTCCAAGACCTCGCTGCAGGTGGAAATCCTGAACGCGGCGACGGCGCTGTTCACGGAGCGGGTCATCCGCCCCGCGCTCATGCAGCCTCGAGGCGAGCCCCGGGTGCGGGCGCTCTTCGAGGGGTGGCTGACGTGGGAGAAGGAGATGGTTCCGGAGGGCGGCTGCATCTTCGTGGCGGCGGCCACGGAGCTGGATGACGTGCCCGGGCCCGCGCGCGACAGGCTGGTGCAGACGCAGCGGGACTTGCTGGACTGCCTGGCCCAGGCCGCGCGCATCGCCATCGCCGAACGGCACTTCCACGACGGGCTGGACGTGGACCAGTTCGCCCATGACGAGTACGCCATGTTCCTGGGCTTCCACCATTCAGCGCGACTGATGAAGGACGCGCACGCGGAGCAGCGGACCCGCAGGGCCTTCGAGGCCCTGCTGCGCGCCGCCCGCCGCCCCTCGGACCGCTGA
- a CDS encoding alpha/beta hydrolase, which yields MAENSTNVRAKLALWGLRTMAMSAGRVAPGLTAAWADGLFRTPMRPRRSKTSEGVLARGRPKRLRLGGEEVASWSWGEGPRVLLVHGWSGYGGQLTAFVEPLVSAGYSVVTYDAPGHGKSTGRTSSLPEMAEVVADVAEAVGGVSAVVAHSLGAAATAVAMRDGLRVERAVFVSPPADPRHGIQAFARTLGFSDEVWMRMEQRIEQKFRMKLSDLALPLFVPSLGHVPLQVFHDVEDAEVSVVDGEAVAHAWPGARLTLTEGLGHNRILYASHVVSQAVAFLTEAPRVAEVARVEPLARVAPSPVADVRAPLRLVHNR from the coding sequence ATGGCTGAAAATAGCACGAACGTTCGGGCGAAACTGGCGCTGTGGGGCCTGCGCACGATGGCGATGAGCGCGGGGCGGGTGGCGCCGGGGCTGACGGCGGCGTGGGCGGATGGGCTGTTCCGCACGCCGATGCGTCCGCGCCGTTCGAAGACGTCGGAGGGGGTGTTGGCGCGAGGGCGGCCGAAGCGGCTGCGGCTGGGCGGCGAGGAGGTGGCGTCGTGGAGTTGGGGCGAGGGACCTCGGGTGTTGTTGGTGCATGGGTGGAGCGGATACGGCGGGCAGCTCACGGCCTTCGTGGAGCCGCTGGTGTCGGCGGGGTACTCGGTCGTGACGTACGACGCTCCGGGGCATGGGAAGTCCACGGGGCGCACCAGCTCGTTGCCGGAGATGGCGGAGGTGGTGGCGGACGTGGCGGAGGCGGTGGGTGGGGTGAGCGCGGTGGTGGCGCACTCGCTGGGCGCGGCGGCGACGGCGGTGGCGATGCGGGATGGGCTGCGGGTGGAGCGCGCGGTGTTCGTGTCGCCGCCGGCGGACCCTCGGCATGGCATCCAGGCCTTCGCGCGGACGTTGGGGTTCTCGGATGAGGTGTGGATGCGGATGGAGCAGCGCATCGAGCAGAAGTTCCGCATGAAGCTTTCGGACCTGGCGCTGCCGCTCTTCGTGCCGTCACTGGGGCACGTGCCGTTGCAGGTGTTCCACGACGTGGAGGACGCGGAGGTGTCCGTGGTGGACGGCGAGGCGGTGGCCCACGCGTGGCCCGGCGCGCGGCTGACGCTCACGGAAGGGCTGGGGCACAACCGCATCCTGTACGCGTCGCACGTGGTGTCGCAGGCGGTGGCGTTCCTCACGGAGGCGCCGCGCGTGGCGGAGGTGGCGCGGGTGGAGCCGCTGGCGAGGGTGGCTCCGTCACCCGTCGCCGACGTGCGCGCGCCGCTGCGGCTGGTGCACAACCGCTGA
- a CDS encoding group II truncated hemoglobin yields the protein MPVELKFPPSDDWVPTLDDTPYHRIGGDDAVMALAGAFYDAMDAHEPALAKLHELDEQGRVNQGTRERFGLFLIGWLGGPQHYSARYGHPRLRMRHGHVPVDVAMRDAWLRAMGRALDARGVTGALRRFVDERFAHVADFLRNTEG from the coding sequence ATGCCCGTAGAGCTCAAGTTCCCCCCCTCGGATGATTGGGTCCCCACGCTGGACGACACGCCGTATCACCGCATCGGCGGTGACGACGCGGTGATGGCGCTGGCGGGCGCCTTCTACGACGCGATGGACGCGCACGAGCCCGCGCTCGCGAAGCTGCACGAGTTGGATGAGCAGGGCCGGGTGAACCAGGGCACGCGCGAGCGCTTCGGCCTGTTCCTCATCGGCTGGCTGGGAGGCCCGCAGCACTACTCCGCCCGGTATGGCCACCCGCGCCTGCGGATGCGGCACGGGCACGTGCCGGTGGACGTGGCCATGCGTGACGCCTGGCTGCGCGCCATGGGGCGGGCCCTGGATGCCCGGGGTGTCACCGGGGCCCTGCGCCGCTTCGTGGACGAGCGCTTCGCCCATGTGGCTGATTTTCTTCGCAACACCGAGGGCTGA
- a CDS encoding multidrug efflux SMR transporter, with protein MAYLFLLAAIASEVVGTSLLKTTEGFTRPWPTVGCLTAYGVAFALLSQAVKQVPVGVAYAMWSGLGTAAIVTIGVVFFSETLSPTKVVGLGLIIGGVVLLNLGGGGGH; from the coding sequence GTGGCGTATCTGTTCCTGCTGGCCGCCATCGCCAGCGAGGTGGTGGGGACCAGCCTGTTGAAGACCACGGAGGGCTTCACGCGGCCGTGGCCCACCGTGGGCTGCCTCACCGCGTACGGCGTGGCCTTCGCGCTGCTGTCGCAGGCCGTGAAGCAGGTGCCCGTAGGTGTGGCCTACGCGATGTGGTCCGGGCTGGGGACCGCCGCCATCGTCACGATTGGCGTCGTCTTCTTCAGTGAGACGCTGAGCCCCACCAAGGTCGTGGGACTGGGGCTCATCATCGGCGGCGTCGTCCTGCTCAACCTGGGCGGCGGCGGGGGCCACTGA
- a CDS encoding S9 family peptidase: protein MIPLVVSLLTGQVQPAAPAQAPRTESRAPEKPSQVPGIAPLPGQPNLWVSNVPAVPEAFRRRLEQYLESRSAALSDVRDDGKEMLIATRFADTNQLHVVEMPMGARTQITFAKEPINQARFQPGNARIIYFLQDKGGGEFFQVFRLNRDTGLSELLTDGKSRHEGLRVSPDGRWLAYGGTGRNGKDTDVYVAPTSDPKKARLVTQAEGSWGAIEFSPDGSKLLVAQFRSVDDSDLYVVDVATGERRPLTPQNQGKGGLTTALFSHDGKSVYVVTDRYSDFAELYRFDADKAPPTTPPESLTKSVRWNVTDISLSPDGRRLAVAFNEDGFSKVSLMDTRTRVLTPLDALPKGVTFGMTFPLKRSDLLALTVGDAKSPMDVWTVDLKSRKPTRWTRSEVGGLNPDSFVEPSLVRYPSTDGVQVPAFLYLPKNATGKVPVVVIFHGGPEGQSLPTFSTFAQFAATELGMAVLVPNVRGSDGYGKAYRAMDDGVKREQSLADIGATLDFIASRKELDASRVGVYGGSYGGYMTLASVAFYPERVKAAVDVVGISSLPSFLENTQAYRRDLRRAEYGDERIPEVRKVQERISPLGSVDKIRAALYVQQGANDPRVPQSEAEQIVQAVSKRSPNVWYMLATDEGHGFQKKANRDFAQLTALMFFERQLGAPRGAEASGPK, encoded by the coding sequence ATGATTCCCCTCGTCGTGTCCTTGTTGACCGGGCAGGTCCAGCCGGCCGCTCCGGCGCAGGCCCCTCGGACCGAGTCCCGGGCTCCGGAGAAGCCGTCACAGGTGCCTGGAATCGCGCCGCTCCCGGGCCAGCCCAACCTCTGGGTGAGCAACGTGCCCGCGGTGCCGGAGGCATTCCGCCGCAGGCTGGAGCAGTACCTGGAGTCCCGCTCGGCGGCGCTCTCGGACGTGCGGGATGATGGCAAGGAGATGCTCATCGCAACGCGGTTCGCGGACACCAATCAGCTCCACGTGGTGGAGATGCCGATGGGCGCGCGCACGCAAATCACCTTCGCGAAGGAGCCCATCAACCAGGCGCGCTTCCAGCCGGGCAACGCGCGAATCATCTACTTCCTGCAGGACAAGGGTGGTGGCGAGTTCTTCCAGGTCTTCCGCCTGAACCGCGACACGGGCCTGTCCGAGTTGCTGACGGACGGCAAGAGCCGGCATGAGGGCCTGCGGGTGTCGCCGGATGGCCGCTGGCTGGCGTATGGCGGCACGGGCCGCAACGGCAAGGACACGGACGTGTACGTGGCCCCCACGTCGGACCCGAAGAAGGCCCGGCTCGTCACGCAGGCGGAGGGTTCGTGGGGCGCCATCGAGTTCTCCCCGGATGGCTCGAAGCTGCTGGTGGCGCAGTTCCGGTCCGTCGACGACTCGGACCTGTACGTGGTGGACGTGGCCACGGGTGAGCGCCGTCCGCTCACGCCCCAGAACCAGGGCAAGGGTGGCCTCACCACGGCCCTCTTCTCTCACGATGGCAAGAGCGTGTACGTGGTGACGGACCGCTACAGCGACTTCGCGGAGCTGTACCGGTTCGACGCGGACAAGGCGCCTCCCACGACGCCGCCGGAGTCGCTGACGAAGTCGGTGCGCTGGAACGTGACGGACATCTCGCTGTCGCCGGATGGGCGCCGGCTGGCGGTGGCCTTCAACGAGGACGGCTTCTCGAAGGTGTCCTTGATGGACACGCGCACGCGGGTGCTGACGCCGTTGGACGCGCTGCCCAAGGGCGTGACGTTCGGGATGACGTTCCCCCTGAAGCGCTCGGACCTGTTGGCCCTCACCGTGGGGGACGCGAAGAGCCCCATGGACGTGTGGACGGTGGACTTGAAGTCGCGCAAGCCCACGCGGTGGACGCGGTCCGAGGTGGGCGGTCTCAACCCGGACTCCTTCGTGGAGCCGTCGCTGGTTCGCTATCCGTCCACGGATGGCGTCCAGGTGCCGGCGTTCCTGTACCTGCCGAAGAACGCCACCGGGAAGGTGCCCGTGGTGGTCATCTTCCACGGCGGTCCCGAGGGGCAGAGCCTGCCCACGTTCAGCACCTTCGCGCAGTTCGCCGCGACGGAGCTGGGCATGGCGGTGCTGGTGCCCAACGTGCGCGGCTCGGATGGGTACGGCAAGGCGTACCGGGCCATGGATGACGGCGTGAAGCGCGAGCAGAGCCTCGCGGATATCGGCGCCACGCTGGACTTCATCGCCTCGCGCAAGGAGCTGGATGCCTCGCGCGTGGGTGTGTACGGCGGCTCGTACGGTGGCTACATGACGCTGGCGTCGGTGGCCTTCTATCCCGAGCGCGTGAAGGCGGCGGTGGACGTGGTGGGCATCTCCTCGCTGCCCAGCTTCCTGGAGAACACGCAGGCGTACCGCCGCGACTTGCGGCGCGCGGAGTATGGCGACGAGCGCATCCCCGAGGTGCGCAAGGTGCAGGAGCGCATCTCGCCCCTGGGCTCGGTGGACAAGATTCGCGCGGCGCTCTACGTGCAGCAGGGCGCCAATGACCCGCGCGTGCCGCAGTCGGAGGCGGAGCAGATTGTCCAGGCCGTGAGCAAGCGCTCCCCGAACGTCTGGTACATGCTGGCCACCGACGAGGGCCACGGCTTCCAGAAGAAGGCCAACCGCGACTTCGCCCAGCTCACCGCGCTCATGTTCTTCGAGCGGCAGCTGGGCGCGCCGCGTGGCGCGGAGGCGTCGGGCCCGAAGTAG